From a region of the Triticum aestivum cultivar Chinese Spring chromosome 7D, IWGSC CS RefSeq v2.1, whole genome shotgun sequence genome:
- the LOC123163677 gene encoding uncharacterized protein isoform X3, translating into MPLLEWRIRCLKSKVFSAQGPQTSNHGKERHGKTIDEEGSRMSCNYCGEVVCSYSRLEEHLAGIRGNVRPCNLVPDSVRTSLRSSLVDRKKDQMLGKTLKQEHDEVPHTNPALPSPQVQQPQLQPTVSNNNRCFVHYQPDLTQAKEITYSSCQPKPKVETSDYFDSQLAKSIGKFFSEAAPEPGVLHSSSLKEMVVFSHGPGAVMPTYEAILQKQLRETENRAKELKQEWQTSGCTVIVHSWKSKCTKSFVSVLVHCSKVTLFLRSIDVSEITEDFDELESMLSRVVEDVGAHNIVQIVMNDVSPHMQMAREYVLNKYDSFFFTLCADHCINLLLEKIAALKHVSEVLMKAREITRFLYDHALPMKLKGRYVQEEILSSSYLKFVAMFITLERLVSARVDLVQMLNSPKWISSGWACLDLFERIQSIVKTDDEFWHAAAKVIKVTHPLVSVLYKLEYDICPMGILYEAMDRAKEEISLNIGDESDFYWCMIDRIWDDYLHSPLHAAGQMLNPRIFYTAGFKPDTEISSGIAACTIQLGKAHYNARKASAQLKVYEKKLGYFDTDPAMQQIMELPQVQWWSTHGARVPDLQTLARRVLSQTCFGATRYNIDWSLSEKLHAEWDEMTLPEQETFRQKEYVHYNSVLARASPLLHGSSMKQHGRVTLVLHDWIRPQKQAAGSPLTE; encoded by the exons GTTTTTTCCGCACAAGGTCCTCAGACAAGTAATCATGGAAAAGAAAGGCATGGCAAAACCATTGATGAGGAAGGCAGCAGAATGAGCTGCAATTACTGCGGTGAGGTGGTTTGTAGTTACAGCCGTCTAGAGGAACATTTAGCAGGCATCAGGGGCAATGTTCGTCCATGCAACCTAGTACCGGACAGTGTCAGGACAAGCTTAAGGAGTTCACTTGTGGATCGCAAGAAAGATCAGATGCTCGGAAAAACGCTGAAGCAAGAACATGATGAGGTTCCTCACACAAACCCAGCCCTTCCATCTCCTCAAGTCCAGCAACCACAGCTACAACCAACTGTGTCCAATAACAACCGCTGCTTTGTTCATTATCAACCGGATCTGACACAGGCCAAGGAAATCACATATAGTTCTTGTCAACCGAAACCCAAGGTTGAGACAAGTGATTACTTCGATTCTCAGTTGGCAAAGTCAATAGGCAAGTTCTTCTCCGAAGCTGCACCTGAGCCTGGTGTTCTCCATTCATCATCTTTGAAGGAGATGGTTGTGTTTTCCCATGGGCCTGGGGCTGTAATGCCTACGTACGAAGCTATTCTGCAGAAGCAACTAAGAGAAACTGAGAACCGCGCAAAGGAACTCAAGCAAGAGTGGCAAACAAGTGGCTGCACTGTAATTGTGCATAGTTGGAAGAGCAAGTGTACCAAAAGCTTCGTAAGTGTCCTGGTGCACTGCAGCAAAGTTACGCTGTTCCTGAGATCCATTGACGTCTCTGAAATCACTGAGGACTTTGATGAGCTAGAATCAATGCTTTCTCGCGTGGTTGAAGATGTTGGTGCTCATAACATTGTTCAGATTGTCATGAATGACGTGTCACCCCATATGCAGATGGCACGGGAGTATGTGCTAAATAAATATGATAGTTTTTTCTTCACACTATGTGCTGACCATTGCATCAACCTTCTGCTTGAGAAAATAGCAGCGCTCAAGCATGTCAGTGAAGTCCTAATGAAGGCAAGGGAAATTACAAGGTTTTTATATGACCATGCACTGCCAATGAAACTGAAAGGAAGGTATGTTCAGGAGGAGATTTTGAGCAGTTCTTATTTAAAATTTGTGGCAATGTTCATCACATTAGAGAGGTTAGTTTCTGCAAGAGTAGATCTGGTGCAGATGTTAAACTCGCCTAAATGGATTTCCTCTGGTTGGGCTTGTCTTGATTTGTTCGAGCGTATCCAGAGCATAGTAAAGACAGACGATGAATTTTGGCATGCTGCTGCAAAAGTCATCAAGGTTACACACCCACTTGTCAGTGTGTTGTATAAACTGGAATATGATATCTGTCCGATGGGTATCTTGTATGAAGCCATGGATAGGGCAAAAGAAGAGATATCTCTCAATATCGGAGATGAAAGTGACTTTTATTGGTGTATGATTGATCGGATATGGGATGATTACTTGCATAGTCCTCTCCATGCTGCTGGTCAGATGCTAAACCCAAGGATCTTTTACACAGCTGGATTCAAGCCTGATACTGAGATCAGCAGCGGCATCGCGGCCTGTACAATCCAACTGGGCAAGGCTCATTACAATGCCAGAAAAGCATCTGCACAATTGAAAGTGTATGAGAAGAAGTTGGGCTATTTTGACACAGATCCAGCAATGCAGCAAATCATGGAATTACCACAAG TTCAATGGTGGTCGACGCACGGGGCTCGCGTGCCCGACCTGCAGACCCTGGCGAGGCGCGTCCTGAGCCAGACGTGCTTCGGCGCCACCAGGTACAACATCGACTGGAGCCTGTCGGAGAAGCTGCACGCCGAGTGGGACGAGATGACGCTGCCCGAGCAAGAGACATTCCGGCAGAAGGAGTACGTCCACTACAACAGCGTCCTCGCGCGCGCCTCCCCACTCCTGCATGGCTCCTCCATGAAGCAGCACGGCAGGGTCACCTTGGTGCTGCACGACTGGATCAGGCCGCAGAAACAAGCCGCTGGGTCGCCACTGACTGAGTGA